One Endozoicomonas gorgoniicola DNA window includes the following coding sequences:
- the fadB gene encoding fatty acid oxidation complex subunit alpha FadB has protein sequence MIYQGKAFKVLEYSEGIAELRFDLEGESVNKFNQLALEDLDQALAAIEQDSTIKGLILSSGKEVFVVGADITEFVANFRLDDDTLFGLVMDVNRLFNRLEDLDIPTVTAINGTALGGGFEVCLATDYRVLSTKGSVGLPEVKLGIFPGWGGTVRLPRITGADNGIEWICTGKTWKPEDALKIGAVDAVVEPEKLMEAAATLLQRCIAGELDFRGRKQEKREPLKLPPMEAMMVFETAKPFIAQKAGPHMPAPVTAVKTIQKHATLPRDKALEAEAKNFVKMAKTPVAEALVGLFLSDQFLKKQAKEWIQQSGPVEKTAVLGAGIMGGGIAYQSALKKTPILMKDINQQGIDLGLKEAGKLLSKRVAKGRLDSDGMGEVLNRIVPTLSYGDFGEVDVVVEAVLEKESVKKAVLAEVEEQVRDDAVLSSNTSTISITELAKALKRPENFCGMHFFNPVHMMPLVEVIRGEQTSDATVATVVNYAHKMGKTPIVVNDCPGFMVNRVLFPYFGGFSQLVQDGADFRKIDKVMEHFGMPMGPAYLLDVVGIDTAQHAQKVMEEGYPERMKADGKTPMNVMFEQERFGQKNGKGFYIYEPDKKGKPGKQVDERTFELLKTVVVEPREFSEEEIIARMMIPLGLETVRTLEEGIVQSAIEADMALVMGIGFPVFRGGILKYIDAMGVDQFVKLADQYAYLGPLYQATDGLRQMAADGKRFYNV, from the coding sequence ATGATCTATCAGGGAAAAGCATTTAAGGTGCTGGAATACAGCGAGGGCATCGCTGAACTAAGGTTTGACCTGGAAGGCGAGTCGGTTAACAAGTTTAACCAGCTGGCCCTGGAGGATCTTGACCAGGCGCTGGCCGCCATAGAGCAGGACTCTACGATAAAAGGGCTGATCCTCAGCAGTGGTAAAGAGGTGTTTGTCGTTGGCGCGGACATTACCGAATTTGTCGCCAATTTCCGGCTGGATGATGACACCCTGTTCGGGCTGGTCATGGATGTGAACCGGCTATTCAACCGCCTTGAAGACCTCGATATCCCAACGGTGACTGCCATCAATGGCACAGCGCTGGGCGGCGGTTTTGAGGTCTGTCTGGCAACCGACTATCGGGTGCTGTCAACAAAGGGAAGCGTTGGCTTGCCGGAAGTGAAGCTGGGCATCTTTCCCGGCTGGGGTGGAACCGTACGCCTGCCGAGGATTACCGGCGCTGATAATGGCATCGAGTGGATCTGTACGGGTAAAACCTGGAAGCCTGAAGATGCCCTGAAAATCGGTGCGGTTGATGCCGTTGTGGAACCGGAAAAACTGATGGAAGCGGCCGCTACTCTGTTGCAGCGTTGTATCGCAGGAGAGCTGGATTTCCGGGGGCGTAAGCAGGAAAAACGGGAACCACTGAAACTGCCTCCGATGGAAGCCATGATGGTGTTTGAAACCGCCAAACCGTTCATCGCCCAGAAAGCCGGTCCTCACATGCCCGCGCCGGTCACGGCCGTCAAGACCATTCAGAAACACGCCACCCTGCCAAGGGACAAGGCACTGGAAGCCGAAGCGAAAAACTTTGTGAAGATGGCAAAGACGCCAGTTGCTGAAGCGTTGGTGGGACTGTTCCTGAGTGACCAGTTCCTTAAAAAACAGGCTAAAGAGTGGATACAGCAGTCCGGCCCCGTTGAAAAAACGGCGGTGCTGGGCGCGGGTATTATGGGCGGTGGCATCGCCTATCAGTCTGCCCTGAAGAAAACCCCGATCCTGATGAAAGATATCAATCAGCAGGGTATTGACCTGGGGCTGAAAGAAGCGGGCAAGCTGCTGTCCAAACGGGTTGCGAAAGGTAGGCTTGACAGTGACGGAATGGGTGAAGTCCTGAACCGTATTGTGCCAACCCTGTCTTATGGTGACTTTGGCGAAGTGGATGTGGTGGTTGAAGCCGTTCTGGAAAAAGAGTCTGTGAAAAAAGCGGTGCTGGCTGAAGTGGAAGAGCAGGTCAGGGACGATGCGGTACTGTCCAGTAACACTTCAACTATTTCCATAACTGAATTGGCTAAGGCACTGAAAAGGCCGGAAAACTTCTGTGGTATGCACTTCTTCAACCCGGTACACATGATGCCGCTGGTGGAAGTGATACGTGGTGAACAAACCAGTGATGCAACTGTTGCCACTGTCGTCAATTATGCCCACAAAATGGGCAAGACCCCCATTGTTGTCAATGACTGTCCGGGCTTTATGGTGAACAGGGTATTGTTCCCGTATTTTGGTGGTTTCTCACAACTGGTTCAGGATGGCGCGGATTTTCGCAAAATCGACAAGGTGATGGAGCATTTTGGTATGCCCATGGGGCCCGCTTACCTGTTAGATGTTGTGGGTATTGATACGGCTCAGCATGCTCAGAAAGTTATGGAAGAAGGTTATCCTGAGCGCATGAAGGCCGATGGTAAAACCCCGATGAATGTGATGTTCGAGCAGGAACGGTTCGGACAGAAAAACGGTAAAGGCTTCTATATCTACGAACCGGACAAGAAGGGCAAGCCCGGGAAACAGGTGGATGAACGAACATTTGAACTGCTGAAGACGGTGGTGGTAGAACCGAGAGAGTTTTCAGAAGAAGAGATTATTGCCCGGATGATGATCCCACTGGGGCTGGAAACCGTCCGTACCCTCGAAGAAGGCATTGTGCAATCGGCTATTGAGGCGGATATGGCGTTGGTGATGGGTATTGGCTTCCCGGTGTTCCGGGGTGGCATTCTCAAGTATATCGACGCCATGGGGGTTGATCAGTTTGTTAAGCTCGCGGATCAATACGCCTACCTTGGTCCATTGTATCAGGCAACGGATGGCCTCAGGCAGATGGCGGCAGACGGCAAGCGTTTTTACAACGTTTGA
- a CDS encoding universal stress protein, whose translation MSLYKHILVAIDLSDEADDVLEKARFLAETNGARLTLVHVVEPLSVAYGSDIPLDLTTLQDEITQQARDRISSLAENIHLDKGQQHVVYGRPEREVHRIAEESDVDLIVVGSHGRHGLALILGSTSTSILHGACCDVLAVRVGKKKNNNHH comes from the coding sequence ATGAGTCTCTACAAACACATCCTGGTCGCCATTGATCTGTCCGACGAGGCAGACGATGTACTGGAGAAAGCCAGGTTTCTGGCAGAAACCAACGGTGCCCGCCTGACTCTGGTTCATGTTGTTGAGCCACTCAGTGTTGCCTATGGCAGTGATATTCCCCTTGACCTGACCACCTTACAGGACGAAATCACCCAGCAGGCACGGGACCGTATATCCAGCCTGGCGGAAAACATCCATCTGGATAAAGGTCAACAGCACGTGGTTTATGGTCGACCGGAGCGGGAAGTTCATCGTATCGCCGAAGAAAGCGATGTTGACCTGATTGTCGTTGGCAGCCACGGGCGCCATGGTCTGGCACTGATTCTGGGCTCTACCTCCACCAGCATTCTGCATGGCGCTTGCTGTGACGTCCTGGCTGTTCGTGTCGGAAAGAAGAAGAACAATAACCACCACTAA
- the uup gene encoding ATP-binding cassette ATPase Uup, which translates to MPLLRLDNISLAYGDQPLLDGADFQIRKGERVCLLGRNGAGKSTLMKLVSEQIIADDGSIWRKPGLKIGMLNQDLPGQDDQKVYDVVASGLEQVGTLISDFHRLSMTIESDADMKALERVQQQLEAVDGWSLQQKVETVIKKLGLPAEKQMKELSGGWRRRVELARALVCEPDLLLLDEPTNHLDIVAIDWLEKQLRDFNGALLFITHDRSFLQSLANRIIELDRGKLTSWDCDYKTYLERKAHALEVEAEQNALFDKKLAQEESWIRQGIKARRTRNEGRVRALKSLREERRERREVQGKASFSLEQSDSSGKLVMEVKNISQAFDNHKVIEDFSLRIMRGDKVGLIGANGAGKSTLLRILLGQMAPQKGKVKSGTKLEVAYFDQMRNQLDLEKTVIDNVAEGRETITINGSNRHVIGYLGDFLFPPGRCRVPVKALSGGERNRLLLARLFSKPANLLVMDEPTNDLDVETLELLESLLVDFTGTVLLVSHDRSFLDNVVSSSLVFQPGGKIREYVGGFDDWLRQGGDINQLVAEPMEKKSEKPVAKAEPVKTDKPQKKKLSYKLQRELDALPGEIETLEQTLEALEAEIADPNFYTGDSQKVQETLLKLEQVNADIETKMERWEELEAI; encoded by the coding sequence ATGCCGCTACTTCGATTAGATAACATCAGTCTGGCTTATGGTGACCAGCCGCTGCTGGACGGCGCAGATTTTCAGATTCGTAAAGGTGAGCGGGTATGTCTGCTCGGTCGTAACGGTGCAGGCAAATCGACCCTGATGAAGCTGGTATCGGAACAGATTATTGCCGATGACGGCAGCATCTGGCGAAAACCCGGCCTTAAAATCGGCATGCTGAATCAGGACCTGCCGGGTCAGGACGACCAGAAAGTGTATGACGTGGTTGCGTCCGGACTGGAGCAGGTGGGTACACTGATCAGTGATTTTCACCGCCTCTCCATGACCATTGAATCCGATGCGGATATGAAAGCCCTGGAGCGGGTTCAGCAACAGCTGGAAGCGGTTGATGGTTGGAGTCTGCAGCAAAAGGTTGAAACAGTTATCAAAAAGCTGGGGCTGCCTGCTGAGAAGCAGATGAAAGAACTGTCCGGTGGCTGGCGTCGTCGTGTTGAACTGGCTCGTGCGCTGGTGTGTGAGCCTGACCTGTTGTTACTGGACGAACCAACTAACCATCTGGATATTGTTGCCATTGACTGGCTGGAAAAACAGCTCAGGGATTTCAATGGGGCATTGTTGTTTATTACCCACGACCGATCCTTCCTGCAGAGCCTGGCTAACCGTATTATTGAACTGGACCGGGGTAAGCTGACCAGCTGGGACTGTGATTACAAGACGTATCTGGAGCGCAAGGCTCATGCTCTGGAAGTGGAAGCGGAACAGAATGCGCTGTTCGATAAAAAGCTGGCACAGGAAGAATCCTGGATTCGTCAGGGGATCAAGGCGCGCCGCACCCGTAATGAAGGACGGGTTCGGGCGCTGAAATCCCTGCGTGAAGAACGACGGGAGCGACGGGAAGTGCAGGGTAAAGCCAGCTTCAGTCTCGAGCAGAGTGACAGCTCCGGCAAGTTGGTAATGGAGGTTAAAAATATCTCCCAGGCTTTTGATAACCATAAAGTTATTGAAGATTTCAGTCTGCGGATTATGCGTGGTGACAAGGTGGGCCTGATTGGTGCTAACGGTGCCGGTAAGTCAACGCTGCTGCGTATTCTGCTGGGACAAATGGCGCCTCAAAAGGGCAAGGTCAAGTCTGGCACCAAGCTGGAAGTGGCGTATTTTGACCAGATGCGTAACCAGCTTGATCTGGAAAAAACGGTGATAGATAACGTGGCTGAAGGGCGTGAAACCATCACCATTAATGGCAGCAACCGTCATGTTATCGGTTATCTGGGGGATTTCCTGTTTCCGCCAGGACGCTGTCGTGTCCCCGTAAAAGCCCTGTCGGGTGGTGAGCGCAACCGCCTGTTATTGGCACGTCTATTCAGCAAGCCTGCCAACCTGCTGGTGATGGACGAACCCACTAACGACCTGGATGTTGAAACACTGGAACTGCTGGAATCCCTGCTGGTGGACTTCACCGGCACTGTGTTGCTGGTCAGTCACGACCGGTCGTTTCTGGATAATGTGGTGTCCAGTAGTCTGGTGTTCCAGCCGGGCGGTAAAATCCGTGAGTATGTTGGAGGCTTTGATGACTGGCTGCGACAGGGAGGTGACATTAACCAGCTGGTGGCAGAACCCATGGAGAAAAAATCCGAAAAGCCCGTTGCCAAAGCTGAACCTGTGAAGACGGATAAGCCCCAGAAGAAAAAGCTGAGCTACAAGCTGCAACGTGAGCTGGATGCCCTTCCGGGTGAGATTGAAACGCTGGAGCAGACGCTGGAAGCGCTTGAAGCAGAAATAGCAGACCCGAATTTCTATACCGGCGATTCACAGAAGGTTCAGGAAACCTTGCTGAAGCTGGAACAGGTCAACGCTGATATTGAAACGAAAATGGAGCGCTGGGAAGAACTGGAGGCGATTTAA
- the sixA gene encoding phosphohistidine phosphatase SixA, producing the protein MKLIIMRHGQASWSAPSDSLRPLTEAGRHEVRHTVEQLQGEGVNRIVASPYLRAQQTADIASEILGVEVDTINGITPDDRPADAIGQLPEQGNVLVVSHMPLVSALTALLCDGVPSDGPGFGTADAAVLSLEMPAAGLASLQRMLPA; encoded by the coding sequence ATGAAGTTAATTATTATGAGACACGGGCAGGCATCCTGGTCTGCCCCCAGCGATTCGCTGCGACCTTTGACTGAGGCCGGACGTCATGAAGTGCGTCACACAGTTGAGCAGTTGCAGGGTGAAGGCGTAAACCGGATCGTTGCCAGTCCTTATCTGAGGGCTCAGCAAACGGCGGATATTGCCTCTGAGATATTGGGTGTTGAGGTTGATACCATCAATGGTATCACGCCTGATGACCGCCCGGCTGATGCCATAGGGCAGTTGCCTGAACAGGGTAATGTGCTGGTGGTTAGCCACATGCCGCTGGTCAGTGCTTTGACTGCGTTATTATGCGATGGCGTACCGTCGGATGGACCAGGATTTGGAACGGCTGATGCGGCTGTGTTGAGTCTTGAAATGCCTGCTGCGGGTCTGGCAAGCCTGCAGAGAATGTTACCCGCCTGA
- a CDS encoding GNAT family N-acetyltransferase, whose amino-acid sequence MAGFQFDFLTCSKLNLHHKKSGNEFILLRKKNISFNLLNYTLYTEDNNEIGSIYADYGANPYCEENPSHQTVSENWYSIDRMIINTEYQNLSLGTALVYLIVKEVQINSGLFLHVPLPAPPVLPFYLSCGFFPEPETVTALLKNQPYKLENHILQRRSYPIWRGATSILNANLHPKFVKNMEIFF is encoded by the coding sequence ATGGCTGGTTTTCAGTTTGATTTCTTAACGTGTTCTAAATTAAACCTCCACCATAAAAAAAGTGGCAATGAATTTATATTGCTGCGTAAAAAAAACATTTCCTTCAACTTGCTGAACTACACCCTTTACACTGAGGACAATAATGAAATTGGCTCTATTTACGCAGATTATGGCGCAAACCCTTACTGTGAAGAAAACCCATCGCATCAGACGGTCAGTGAGAACTGGTACTCTATAGACCGCATGATTATTAATACGGAATATCAAAACCTGTCCCTGGGAACCGCTTTAGTGTATTTAATTGTGAAGGAGGTTCAGATTAACTCAGGCCTCTTTTTGCATGTACCTCTGCCTGCGCCGCCGGTTTTACCTTTTTATTTGAGTTGTGGATTTTTTCCGGAACCGGAAACCGTAACGGCTTTGCTGAAAAACCAACCCTACAAACTGGAAAACCATATCCTCCAACGACGCAGTTATCCGATTTGGCGAGGGGCTACTTCGATCCTCAATGCAAATTTACACCCTAAGTTTGTAAAAAACATGGAAATATTCTTTTAA
- the fadA gene encoding acetyl-CoA C-acyltransferase FadA: protein MSLNPRDAVIVDFGRTPMGRSKGGMYRNVRAETLSAALIEGVLKRNEKVNPAEVEDVLWGCVNQTLEQGWNIGRMASLMTSIPHTSAAQTINRLCGSSMSALHSAVQAIQTNNGDVFVVGGVEHMGHIGMMHGVDPNPKLSKYGAKASGMMGLTAEMLGMMHSISRKAQDEFGYRSHQRAWAATQEGGFKDEIIPMEGHDGDGNLGLFSIDETIRPDTTLEGLAALKPAFNPASGTVTAGTSSQITDGASCMIVMSAERAKDLGIEPMAKVRAMAVAGVDPAIMGYGPVPSTQKALKRAGLTIDDIDYLELNEAFAAQALPVLKDLKVLDKMDEKVNLHGGAIALGHPFGCSGARISGTLLNVMKQNDGALGIATMCVGLGQGITTVFERV from the coding sequence ATGAGTCTTAATCCCAGAGATGCCGTTATTGTCGATTTCGGCCGAACCCCAATGGGACGCTCCAAGGGCGGTATGTATCGTAACGTTCGGGCGGAAACTCTGTCGGCAGCGTTGATTGAAGGTGTTCTTAAGCGTAATGAGAAAGTCAATCCGGCTGAAGTGGAAGATGTTCTGTGGGGCTGTGTTAACCAGACTCTGGAGCAGGGCTGGAATATTGGCAGAATGGCGTCGCTGATGACTTCTATTCCCCACACCTCTGCGGCGCAGACCATCAACCGGTTGTGTGGTTCTTCCATGTCGGCACTGCACAGTGCGGTTCAGGCCATACAGACCAATAACGGTGATGTGTTTGTCGTAGGCGGTGTTGAACACATGGGGCATATTGGCATGATGCACGGGGTTGACCCGAACCCGAAGCTTTCGAAGTACGGCGCCAAAGCCTCCGGCATGATGGGGCTGACGGCTGAAATGCTGGGCATGATGCACAGCATCAGTCGTAAAGCACAGGATGAGTTTGGCTATCGTTCCCATCAGCGTGCCTGGGCTGCGACTCAGGAAGGTGGTTTTAAGGATGAAATTATTCCCATGGAGGGCCATGACGGCGATGGCAACCTGGGACTGTTCTCCATTGACGAAACCATCCGGCCAGATACGACCCTGGAAGGTCTGGCTGCCCTGAAACCGGCGTTTAACCCAGCCAGCGGGACGGTAACCGCAGGCACCTCGTCACAGATTACCGATGGGGCTTCGTGCATGATTGTCATGTCGGCGGAAAGGGCGAAAGACCTCGGCATTGAACCCATGGCAAAAGTCAGGGCCATGGCGGTTGCTGGTGTTGATCCGGCCATTATGGGTTATGGGCCAGTCCCCAGTACACAGAAGGCGCTTAAGCGGGCAGGGCTGACCATCGACGATATTGACTATCTGGAGTTGAACGAGGCTTTTGCAGCCCAGGCGCTGCCTGTACTGAAAGACCTGAAAGTACTCGACAAAATGGATGAAAAGGTCAATCTCCATGGTGGGGCGATCGCTCTGGGACATCCGTTTGGCTGCTCGGGTGCCAGGATATCCGGCACACTGCTGAATGTGATGAAGCAGAATGATGGGGCTCTGGGTATTGCCACCATGTGTGTGGGACTGGGGCAGGGCATTACGACTGTGTTTGAGCGTGTTTGA